CTCCATATGAGTCAGTATATCCAGACCGTCAACATATGCTGTTCCAGAGGTTGGCTTTGTAAGACCAATCATCTGTCAATGGACACATGTAGATTCTTGAATAACTCAGAAAGAAGACGAGAAAATGTATTACTAATATGGCAAGAAAATATGCCAAAACATGAAGATTAACCCCATTTGACAAACCTTCACAGTGAAGACTGGAAGGATGTTatagagaagcaaaaataaGGCAAGGGCAACCAANNNNNNNNNNNNNNNNNNNNNNNNNNNNNNNNNNNNNNNNNNNNNNNNNNNNNNNNNNNNNNNNNNNNNNNNNNNNNNNNNNNNNNNNNNNNNNNNNNNNGAAGGTTTTAAAGAACATTGAATAAAGAGAGTCTCATATtggaaagagagaaagtgaaGTTGACATTTATAAGGCTCAACAaactttaagctattaaaaaaccTTGGGTGTACTCTAGTATACACTAGTACTTTGCACCGGATGCACACGCGCGTGGGCTGTAGGGCGCTAGTCGTACACTTGGCACCGAAGCTCGGAGCGATctgatcatgaccattcatttttgaaCGATCAAGATCATTCGATCTAGTGATTTGATCTAAACTATAGGATGCTTTTTAAGTAGATCCAGTGGTTGGATTTACTAGACTGTAATTAAAGTTAATTGTAGAATCAAATTAACTTTGATCTAACggttgagattaaataattaatatctaattattattattagataattGTTAATCTAACGGTCAGAATTAAGTGTCTGTTGAATAAGCAGTTtgatttcaaaattcaaaacaacagTTTgatttcgaaattcaaaacaatagtttaatttttgaaatttgaaattatctgaGCAGTTGAGTGGATAATTATCTCTGATTattcaattcatttaaaaactcttttgtaatttattttaatattattagagTCTTTGTCTCTTGATTGGATAGAAAAATATGAGGGtatttttgggtttaatttcattttttgcaTAACGCAATTAAATACAGAGGTTTTTTGGGCTCCATTGTATCTTAGAGAAATATTTGCTGTTACCCTCTTGCATACCATATCAGGCAAATAATTTATGACATTATAACACACCTTAAGGAACAATTTCGTTTGGAAAATGTTAAGTGTTCTTCTTGTGTTCTCATAGTGTCCTCTCAATtgtgatatggcttttaaaattatcgttgaatttgaaattatcattattgacttttaatctattggtgattttgaaagccattgggaggacaccaagagaatattagaagaacacctagcatttgcTAGAGTGTGATCGAAACATTTGGAATCGAGAATAACAAGGAAGAAAACAATTCCTAATAAGGAAGAAATTGTATGGCATAGGAttactatcttattattatcatttatgATTTGTAATCCTATTGTAATCCTATTAGGATTAggaatattatttattattaggAGTCTCAGTAGCATTTAGATTaagatttctattaaaatttgGCTTAGGAGTCTCAAGGGTAGACATATTATCCTATAAAATTGTCTAAAATTCCTCTAATTACCCTAGTATCTTAAAAGAATTAAGATTTACTGCAATTAGTTACTCAAATTGCTAGTAAGTTGGGAGTTAATGCAAGAAAGCCTATATAAGaccatttatttaaataaatttttggttgTCCGACCACCTATCTACGTTGGTATGTTCATAAAAATCTCTCAGCCTTGTTTAATTGCTAGCTTAACTTGCCAGGAAAGcgaagcaaaacaaaacgagaAGAACCATTTTAGATGGGATTGGCAATTTATATATCTTCCTCTTTTTCATAGACCAAAAAAGCATAAGTCTTAGAAGACCAATGTTacaccaacaatttttttacaacttgCTAGCATGTGTTTGGAGTCACGTCATCGTCGCCcacaaaaaaaaactgtaatacCTTCCAATCACAAGTTAACACATGtcaacaaattgtaaaaaaatagtaggtctaacaattttcaaaagaatcatGAGATAACATTTTTGGCTAACAAACAGGAAAATGAGAGACCAAAGTTCACTATTATTGCCTTgattcctaaaaaaaatgttctaGTGAGCCGTGAATCTATAAACCATGACATGCTTATAGGTCTGTCCCGGATTTACAATCTGCGAAGGGAAATTGGGGTTATTAACAGAGTCAGGGAACCCCTGTGTCTCCAAGCAAATTGCAGCATGCTGTAAATATTTGTAACCACCTTTCCCCTTCACATTGTGCAACAAATTACCGCTGTAAAACTGTAAACCAGGTTGATTAGTCCACAGCTCCAGTCTTCTGCCTGATTTACTGTCATTTACCACGGCCGCCTTCTTCAGGTGAAAATGGCTTTCACTGTCTAGGACATAGTTGATGTCATATCCATTAGATAGCTCATTCAACCTGCTGCCAATCTGCTGGGGTTCCAGGAAATCATATGGTGTTCCTTTGATGGGGATAATTTCTCCGGTGGGGATGAGTTGGGCATCCACCGGAGTAATCTTTGACCCGAAAAGCTGGAGACTGTGTGACAAGATGTTGCCACTCGCTTGGCCACCAAGATTCCAGTAGGTATGTTGAGCTAAGTTCACTGGTGTGGCCTTGTTGAGAGGCTGGGCTTCCATTATTACGGCTAATTTGTTTGTCTGAATCAGCCTGTATGTCACTGACACAGAAAGATCACCAGGAAAGCCTGCATAAAGTCAACACAGATCTCAGAAatgatgaattatatatatattcttcatgCCCCAAAAAGAATTTCCAATCAGTAAATTTGACACAAACCCAACACCAAAAAGTTAGCCGGTTAGGACTAATCTACAGTCTAATAGACATGCAAACCCGACACACAAACATGAATTGTTATCCCTAGTGACAAACAAGGACCAATGTGATCGATTGAATATCACCATCTATATTtaagaagaggagaaaaatagaagaagaaaattatatatacctTCTTCACCATCAAAGCTGTGATAGGTGAATGTGACATGACTATCTGCTTTATAGCTCTCTACAGTCCATATAACATCACTATATCCTTTGGGGCCACCTGATATTAAACACCAGAAATTAATTattccaataataaaaaaatgtagatCCCAAAGAGGATTATATATGTTTGAGATTACAAACAAGGAAAATGATGAATATTACCATGGAGCATGTTCTTTCCTTCATTAGCAACTAATTTATACTTGGTGCCATTCAAAGTGAATTGAGCCTTTCCAATTCTGTTAGCAACACGTCCAACAATGGCTCCAAAGTAGGTTGTATCCTTCTGCAAAAGTCATTACAAACTCTAGCAAAATATACATACACAAGAAACTAATAAATTGCAGGCAGAGAGAAAGTAAGCTGACGAATTTCACCTTGTAACCCTTCACTGAGTCAAATCCTAGAACAACGTCATCTAGCTTCCCTGATAAAAGAAAACCAATGAAATGATGAGGATTTAtcttatcacaaaaaaaaaaacaaagaatttccATACTGTCTAACCATGAGCTGCCATTTCACCTAAAACCAATTGGTGATAAGGGAGACAAAAGAAGTGAGCCAACAATCCCTCCCTCATGATAACACTCTCCCTCAACTCGACCCCATAACTTTCTTgttctaataccatttgttggaCCGTGAGCTACCATTCAACCTAAAACGAATTGGTTAAGGGAGATAAACTCAAGTCTTTTACAGACTTCAACATCATGCCTAGTAGATAGGGCCGGCCCAACCCTTAGGCGGGTTAGGCTGCCGCTCTAGCGCTCCCAATTTAATAAGGAGcccaattaaacaaaaaaaattcaataaaaaaattttaaaccattATTATGGTTCATATTCTTTCATTAAGGCCCCCTATTCAGAATTTTGATcatctctagttcatttgaactgaagaaTATCAAATTAGTTAGAATATCAAATTAGTTATGgtggaggagtatttttgtcatctcaaaaagtgaaaaaaaaaaaaaaaacaaaaatacccttctacAATAACTAATCATTTGATCTAGTTCCCCTAATCctgacaaataaataattttaaaaatggcCCCAATTTAAGGCCCcctacttaatttaaaaaaaaaaatgcattagtatcatttgattctccaacattatgaaataaataaggcttaaaaaatCGAGAACAATAAATATGggaatcaaatcataatcaaatattCAACCCTAATTACGTGTAATTATGTTAAACATGTccagccaaagaaaaaaaaatctagaagattGTGTTAAACCTTTCAAAATCAAAtggggaaaataaataaatgctagaagGTTGAAAATGAAGAGGCCATTAAGATCGAGAGAGAGGGGCAGGAACAAACCGAATTTATCAGGGAGAATAACAGACTGCACAACTGCACCATAGTTGGTGAGCTTCACAGAAAAATTTCCTCTCTTCAGCTCATACACTCCAACTTTCACCTTTGCCTCGGAGCCattaatattaacaaacaaaagaaac
This genomic interval from Corylus avellana chromosome ca3, CavTom2PMs-1.0 contains the following:
- the LOC132173781 gene encoding uncharacterized protein LOC132173781, with amino-acid sequence MDAKVPLSWFFLLVALLFLLFVNINGSEAKVKVGVYELKRGNFSVKLTNYGAVVQSVILPDKFGKLDDVVLGFDSVKGYKKDTTYFGAIVGRVANRIGKAQFTLNGTKYKLVANEGKNMLHGGPKGYSDVIWTVESYKADSHVTFTYHSFDGEEGFPGDLSVSVTYRLIQTNKLAVIMEAQPLNKATPVNLAQHTYWNLGGQASGNILSHSLQLFGSKITPVDAQLIPTGEIIPIKGTPYDFLEPQQIGSRLNELSNGYDINYVLDSESHFHLKKAAVVNDSKSGRRLELWTNQPGLQFYSGNLLHNVKGKGGYKYLQHAAICLETQGFPDSVNNPNFPSQIVNPGQTYKHVMVYRFTAH